ACCCCTAGCCAGCTTTTTGCAGGCGAGCCAATCCTTTTAATATTGTTATCTATAATAAACTTTTCAACATCATCGCCACACAGCAATAAAGATTGGTTGTTTTTAACCACAAAAGAGCTAATATTATTACTTGCGGGAACAACTTTAAATTGATCCTTCTCATCCTCCATGTACGGAAATGAAATTGTATCTTCGTCCTGATTGTAAATCCCAATAAAAAAATTATTAGTATCCATCAACTGGCCTAACTCAAACTGTGTAATTGCATAAATATTAGATAAATTTGATGCTTTTAACCCAGCTGAAGTAATGCGATAAATTACATGTTGGGCCAACTCAGCATGACGGCGTTCTGTAATATCTAAAACTATTGCAGTGAAAGTTTGTTTGTTTTTAAAGTCAGAAAGCTGGAGGTGTACTTCAGCATCATATTCAGAGCCATCTTTTCGCTTATGTTTTGTTTTAAATACGAATTTTTCTGTCTTATTTTTTAATAAGGGCTTCACCCGTTTTGCAAACGTATCTTTATCATATTCAGAATTAATTTCAAATAAAGTTAAATTAATAAGCTCATCCATTGTGAAGCCTAAGTTATTTTGTGCTGCCTGGTTAACCTGAATAAAGTAGTATGTTTCTGCATCAAAGATATAAATCTCGTTTAGAGATTCTTTAAATAATTTGTTAAAATGTTTAACGTCATCTTCTGACTTTTTACGTTTTGTTACATCTCCCAAAAGAATAAGCAATGTAACAACGGTTCCTTTTGTGTCTTTATTTACAATCCCCTGGCACCGTAAATGAATTTTTTTCCCATTAACGGTTGTTAATAAAGGAGATTCAAAGTCGAAATTCTTGTTTTTAAGGTATAAATTACTGAAATGGGCCTTAATCTGAGGATTGTCAAATGGGCTAAGCTCATCAATTTTAGTTTTATTTAAAACATCTTTGGTATGGATATTGATGATATCTGAAAATGCATTATTAACCATAATTATCTGCCCTTTAGGATTAAGTACTAAAAGTCCAATGGGCAAATTTTGAATTGTTGAATAATAGAGATCCTTACTTCGAATTAACTCTTTTTGCGAATCTATTTCTTTTTGTTCGTAACTTGCTTCTTTTAAGGCTCTTTTTATCGCTGGTATCAGGGCATTTACATTTTCTTTGAGAACATAATCTGTTGCCCCATTCCTAAGGATTTCAATTGCTTTCTCTTCACCAATTGACCCCGAAAAAATAATAAACGGGGTTTTCTGATTTGCAGCTCTATACAAATTTAAAGCTGTCAAGCCGTCAAAATTCGGTAGTGAAAAATCAGCAATAACTAAATCATATGATTGATTTTCAATTTCAGATATAAATTCACTCTGATTTTGCACATGAGTAATTACTGGTTGAAAATCATTGTGTACAAGAAGTTGGTGAACCAACTCAACCACATTGTTTTCATCCTCCAGGTGGAGAACATTAATAGGTTTACGCATTTATAAGTCCAATTTGTTGAATATTTTTAGTTTCGGAATATTTTTTGGAGAAATAAATAATTCGGGATTTGTGGAGTTTATTGGTTGTTTTTAAATCCTGGACATCGTTATTTAAACCAGTTGAAATAATTGAAATTAGCTAATCTATGCATGGAGATAACCGAGGAATAAATATATTCAAAGTCTTAATTATATTTTCTAAGTTGGCCAAAGAATATTACCATATTTTTTGAGGGAGCGGAATTTTCGCATGGGCATTTTGCAGAGAAATGGCTTTGCAATAAATATAAATGCTCATACCAGAAGGAACTATTTTCTGATCACCCATTCTTGATATTTAATCTATTCTAAAGGATCCTTTTATGAAGGATGAAAAGAAAACAAAAGCTCAATTGATTGAAGAGCTCAAATCTTTACGTAAGAAAGCAGGCATAATCAGTGATGATAGGGAAACTCAAGTAAAAAACATAGATTCGGGCGAGAACCTTAGAGATATTTTAAATGTCATGGATGATATGGTTTTTGTACTTGACAAGGATAATCGATTTATTTCCACTTACTCTCCACGAGGAAAGCTTTTTATATCGCCGGAACAGTTTATTGGCAAAACACATTCTCAAATAATGCCCGCTCATGTTGACAAAATGTTTGCAAAAGCCATCCCTGATGTTAAAAAAGGAAATTCCATTGGGTATGAATATAGTTTGAAAATGCCAGATGGGTTGCGCTGGTATTCCATCAAGCTTTCCCCACTATTTTCTGAAAATATATATAACGGATTGGTTGCCGTATCTCGAGATATTACCAAACAAAAAAATGTGGAAATAGCATTAAAAGAGAGCGAAGACCGCCTTTCAAAAATAAGGCTTGCTGCCAATGATGGAATGTGGGATTGGAATTTGCAAACCGATGAGGTTTACTTTGATCCGCGTTATTATGAAATGGCGGGATATAAAAAGGATGAATTCCCACACAAGTTAGATGAATTTAAAAACCGTGTCCATCCAGATGATATACAAATGGTTATGGATGCAACCCAAAAACACTTAGAAGGTAAAAAAGAGCGTTTTGAAGTGGAATTTCGTTTTAAGAAAAAAGAGGGCAATTGGCTATGGATAACAGGAAAGGGTATTATCGTTGAACGAGATGATGAAGACCAGCCACTTCGCTTTGTGGGAACGCATACTGATATAACTGATCGCAAGATTGCCGAAGAAAAGTTGAAAGAACGGGAAGAACATTTAAATACCTTTTTTGATAATTCACCAGTTGGAATGGCAATTTGGGATATAGAGTTTAGGTATGTATATATTAATGAAATACTTCAAAAAATAAACGGACCATCCAAAGAGGAACACATTGGGAAAACGATTCATCAGGTTTTGCCTAAAGCTGCCCATTTAATGGCACCGTTGTTTAAAAATATTATAAAAACCGGGAAACCAGTATACAATTTAGAATTGAGTGGTGAGGTTCCCTCAACTCCAGGTAGAGAAACACATTATTTAGTTTCATACTTCCCACTAACAGTGGCAGATGGAAATCCACGATTTATTGGTGGTGTTGTTGTCGATATTACTTCACAGAAAGATACAGAGAAAGCCCTTAGAAAAAGCTCAATTATTATAGATTCGACTAGTGATGCAGTAATTTCAACAAATATCGAAGGAATAATTACATTTTGGAATAAAGGAGCTGAAAGAATTTATGGCTTTCAATCTTCCGAGGTTATAGGAAAACCGATTGGTCTAATTTATAAAGATGAAGATTTGCCCGTATTAACAAATCTGATAACTGATTTATTGGATGGTAAAGAAATTCCCAGTGTTGAGGTAACCTGTATTAATAAGCAAAAAGAAGATGTTGAAATACTTTTATCTCTTACAACGATTAAGGATAAAAATGGAAGGATTGAAGAACTTGTAGGAATAACCAAGGATATTACCGAGCGCAAGCAATCAGAAAAGACTTTGATTGAGAGTGAAAATAGATATAAGCTCCTTGTAGAGAACCAATCAGATTTAATTGTAAAAGTAGATTTAGAAGGGCACTTTTTATATGTAAGCCCATCTTATTGTAGATTATTTGGAAAAACCGAAGACCAGCTATTACATAAGAAATTTCTACCATTAGTCCATAAAGAAGATCAGGATAAAACAGAACTAGCAATGCAAGATCTATTTAGACCGCCCTACACTTGTTATATTGAACAAAGGGCAAAAACCAAAGATGGTTGGAGATGGTTAAGCTGGCGGGATACTGCTCTTTTAAATGATGATAATGAAGTATATGGGATTATCGGGCTCGGTCAAGATATAACCGAACGCAAACAAGCAGAAGACAGCCTTAAAAAAAGTGAATTAGAGTTCAGGGGGATTTTTGAACAATCCCCACTTGCGATTCAAATCTATGACAAAGAAGGAAAATTGATAGATGTAAATAAGCAAACTATGGAATTGTTTGGGGTAAATGATAAAAAACATATTTTAGGATATGAATTTTGGGATGACCCCAATCTCTCATCTGATAAAGCTGATGCTTTGAGGAATTTGCAACCCGTTTTCATTTCTACTACTCTTGATTTTGACACAATTAGAAAACTCAATTTATATCCAACAAATCACAATGGGATAAAATACCTGGATATGTACGTTATCCCATTACGTCAGAAGAAAGAGATTACGGGATATCTTGTTCAGATAGTTGATATGACTACTCGTGAAAAGGACAGGAAAAAACTTGAAGTAATAAATGAAGCACTTGAGAACTCTCTAAATGGGTTTGATATTGTAAACGTTGACGGTGTGTTTACTTATGTTAATAAAGCCTATGTAAAAATGTGGGGATATGATAATGCAGATGAAATAATTGGAACATCGCCCGTTAATCATTGTCTTGATCCAAAAATACCAGAAAAAGTTATTCGGACTTTAAAAGAATCTGGAAGGTGTGAAATCGAGTTCTTAGCCAAAAGAAAGGATGGTAGTACATTTGATGTTCTAATGTATGCAAGAATAGCATATGATGTGCATGGAAAGGAAATTTACCCCACAACGTCTATTGATATTACCGATCGTAAGCAAGCCGAAAAAGAAAAAATTACGGTAGAAGCCCAAGTGCGCCACCAACAAAAGCTGGAATCTGTTGGGACACTTGCAGGTGGTGTAGCGCATGAAATAAACAATCCGTTAAATGGAATCATGAACTACGCTCAACTTATTGATGATGAGCTGGGAGAGGGAAATACATTAAAAAAATACTCAAGCGAAATTATCCGTGAATCGGAAAGAATTTCTGACATTGTGCGTAACCTTTTAACGTTTTCAAGAGATGATAAGGAATCGCACAGTCCCGCCAGGATAGATGACATTATAGAAAGTACCGTATCGCTAGTAAATATAGTTTTCAAAAAAGATCAGATTACGCTTAATATCGATATCCCACAAAACCTTCCTTCAATTAAATGCAGAAGCCAGCAAATAAGACAGGTAATAATGAACTTAATGACCAATGCACGAGATTCTCTCAATCAAAAATATTCTGGATATGATGAGAATAAGGTAATAAATATATCAGTCTCTCAATTTGCTGATGAGAATCGCAGATGGTTCCGTGTAATGGTAGAAGATAAGGGTGTTGGTATAAATGAAGATATTCAGGGGAAAATATTTGATCCCTTCTTCACCTCCAAAGACAGGGCAATTGGAACAGGACTAGGATTGTCAATTAGTTACGGTTTAGTTAAAGACCATAATGGAAAACTGCATTTTGAAACCGAGGTGGGCGAGTTTACACGCTTTTATCTCGATTTGCCAATAGATAATGGATGGACCATTTAATTTTTTAAAGGATCTACGGGTATCAAATCCAAAGGGTTATAATATGGCTAATATTTTAATAGTTGATGATGAAAAAAGCATACGTGATACGTTAAGCAGTTTTTTGATCAAAGATGGGCACCAGGTTAAGGTCGCAGAGGATGCAGATGTAGCATCGGATTTGTTAAAAATAAATAATTTTGATGTAATTGTTACGGATATAATTCTTCCACGGATTGATGGTTTGAACCTCCTGAAGTCAATCCATAAAGACTCACCATTTGTGCAGGTTATTCTTATGACAGGTGAGCCAGAAGTGCAAACATCCATTGAAGCTGTTCGCGAAGGTGCGTTCGATTATCTTGTAAAGCCGATTACCAAAGATATGATAATTAAAGCTGTAAATAATGCTGCAAAAGTAAAAGCAGTAGATGACGAACGACGACGGCTGGAGAAAGAAAACAAAAAATATCAGGAACGCTTAGAAAAATTGGTTGAAGAACGAACAAAATCCTTGCGTGAAAGTGAAGAACGATATTCTAACATTGTTGCGGGTTTATTAGTTGGTGTTGCCATCCATGTTGATAACAAGATTGTATTTGTTAATAACAGTCTCATAAATCTTCTGGGCCATAATTCAGAAAACAGTTTTATCGGAAAGAATATATTGGAATTTGTACATCCTGATTATAAAGCAGTGGTTGCATCTGCAATTAAAAGTGGATTATCAGGAAAAGGTGATAGTGAACCATTTATTGAAGGGCGCCTTATTAAAGCAGATGGAAAGATCATTGTCGCAGAGGCTTCAGCCATTGAGATAAACTATTATGGCAAATCTGCATTAATGGTGATGATAAATGATATAACTGCCAGCAAACAAGCGGAAGAAAAGCTGTTCGAAAATGAAAAAAGATTGCAGAATATTTTTGAAAGCATGAGTGAAGGGTTTTCAATTCAGGATGTTATTTGTGATGATGAGGGCAATCCGGTTGACTTACGTTTTGTGGAAGCAAACCCAGCCTTTGAGCGGCAAACCGGTTTAAAAAATTCTGAAACTTTAGGCCACACACTCTTGGAATTATTCCCGACATCAGAAAAATATTGGATTGAGCGCTATGGAAAAGTTGGCATTACCGGAGAACCAATCACTTTTGAAGCAATGTTTGGGCCCCTTAATATCTATTACCATGTAAATGCTTTTCAAACGAGGCCCCGCCAGTTTGGTGTTTTGTTCACGGATATAAATGAGCGTAAGCTTCATGAGATTGAATTGACCATAGCAAAAGAGCGTGCGGAGGAAAATGAGAAAAATCTCAAACTTGGACAACAGATAGCACAACTGGGCAATTGGAAGTTATTTCCTGAAACAAACGAAATAACCGGATCTGAAGAGTTATTTAAGATTTTTGAGATGGAACCAGGAAATTTGACTCTGGACTCATTTGCGAAAAAATTTCATCCGGAAGATAGAGAAGAAAGCCTTGAATATATTTATAAAGCGATTGAATATGGTGAATTTTGGGACGTAGAAAGCCGCTTACAATTTAAAGAAGGCAGGGTAAAGTGGATTCGTGCGATA
The genomic region above belongs to Calditrichota bacterium and contains:
- a CDS encoding PAS domain S-box protein, encoding MRKPINVLHLEDENNVVELVHQLLVHNDFQPVITHVQNQSEFISEIENQSYDLVIADFSLPNFDGLTALNLYRAANQKTPFIIFSGSIGEEKAIEILRNGATDYVLKENVNALIPAIKRALKEASYEQKEIDSQKELIRSKDLYYSTIQNLPIGLLVLNPKGQIIMVNNAFSDIINIHTKDVLNKTKIDELSPFDNPQIKAHFSNLYLKNKNFDFESPLLTTVNGKKIHLRCQGIVNKDTKGTVVTLLILLGDVTKRKKSEDDVKHFNKLFKESLNEIYIFDAETYYFIQVNQAAQNNLGFTMDELINLTLFEINSEYDKDTFAKRVKPLLKNKTEKFVFKTKHKRKDGSEYDAEVHLQLSDFKNKQTFTAIVLDITERRHAELAQHVIYRITSAGLKASNLSNIYAITQFELGQLMDTNNFFIGIYNQDEDTISFPYMEDEKDQFKVVPASNNISSFVVKNNQSLLLCGDDVEKFIIDNNIKRIGSPAKSWLGVPLVVLDEIIGLIVVQSYNDSYAYTQKHLELIEFIADQIASIIMKERIEIQLKDANKENEQLLASLPSILIVMDENERVVRWNKAAENSFGIKFINVVNKKLLESGILWDWPSIISGIGECRTQNTTLTLHDIEYTTIEEKNGFLNVTISPFVEEKKTYPGFLIICQDITDQKIMESQLSQAQKLESIGQLAAGIAHEINTPTQFVGDNTNFLKDAFTDFNDLINQFETLKENVKSQKEMEPIVSEIDQTIEEIDLSYLLEEVPLAIDQSLEGVSRVSKIVRAMKEFSHPGAKEKTSIDINKSIQNTITVCRNEWKYVSEIITEFDENLPPIPCIPDAFNQVILNLIINAAHAISDALKKTGETKGIINISTHLLEKEVEIRIKDSGTGIPEKAQPNIFDPFYTTKEVGKGTGQGLAISHDVITKKHNGSIKFETEKDKGTTFIIKLPV
- a CDS encoding PAS domain S-box protein, whose product is MKDEKKTKAQLIEELKSLRKKAGIISDDRETQVKNIDSGENLRDILNVMDDMVFVLDKDNRFISTYSPRGKLFISPEQFIGKTHSQIMPAHVDKMFAKAIPDVKKGNSIGYEYSLKMPDGLRWYSIKLSPLFSENIYNGLVAVSRDITKQKNVEIALKESEDRLSKIRLAANDGMWDWNLQTDEVYFDPRYYEMAGYKKDEFPHKLDEFKNRVHPDDIQMVMDATQKHLEGKKERFEVEFRFKKKEGNWLWITGKGIIVERDDEDQPLRFVGTHTDITDRKIAEEKLKEREEHLNTFFDNSPVGMAIWDIEFRYVYINEILQKINGPSKEEHIGKTIHQVLPKAAHLMAPLFKNIIKTGKPVYNLELSGEVPSTPGRETHYLVSYFPLTVADGNPRFIGGVVVDITSQKDTEKALRKSSIIIDSTSDAVISTNIEGIITFWNKGAERIYGFQSSEVIGKPIGLIYKDEDLPVLTNLITDLLDGKEIPSVEVTCINKQKEDVEILLSLTTIKDKNGRIEELVGITKDITERKQSEKTLIESENRYKLLVENQSDLIVKVDLEGHFLYVSPSYCRLFGKTEDQLLHKKFLPLVHKEDQDKTELAMQDLFRPPYTCYIEQRAKTKDGWRWLSWRDTALLNDDNEVYGIIGLGQDITERKQAEDSLKKSELEFRGIFEQSPLAIQIYDKEGKLIDVNKQTMELFGVNDKKHILGYEFWDDPNLSSDKADALRNLQPVFISTTLDFDTIRKLNLYPTNHNGIKYLDMYVIPLRQKKEITGYLVQIVDMTTREKDRKKLEVINEALENSLNGFDIVNVDGVFTYVNKAYVKMWGYDNADEIIGTSPVNHCLDPKIPEKVIRTLKESGRCEIEFLAKRKDGSTFDVLMYARIAYDVHGKEIYPTTSIDITDRKQAEKEKITVEAQVRHQQKLESVGTLAGGVAHEINNPLNGIMNYAQLIDDELGEGNTLKKYSSEIIRESERISDIVRNLLTFSRDDKESHSPARIDDIIESTVSLVNIVFKKDQITLNIDIPQNLPSIKCRSQQIRQVIMNLMTNARDSLNQKYSGYDENKVINISVSQFADENRRWFRVMVEDKGVGINEDIQGKIFDPFFTSKDRAIGTGLGLSISYGLVKDHNGKLHFETEVGEFTRFYLDLPIDNGWTI